A part of Daphnia pulex isolate KAP4 chromosome 6, ASM2113471v1 genomic DNA contains:
- the LOC124195626 gene encoding tensin-1-like isoform X7 produces the protein MSHLKLKWRSLFHSGHERVTVSAENGTEPLMSRPSSGARQATISPSRRMDSLSGCGGPSSSSAMDLSFVTERILALSFPPEMDTSTYREALHQAASMLQTKHGDNYMVFNLSLPRKEIGLWNPRVLDVGWPDQLAPPLERLCSVCRALDSWLQADPQHVAVLHSKCGLQRVGVVVAAYCEYTGLCPPNQQEQQSLDRFSMKRFLNERVGGLRTPSDKRYVEYFAGLLSGAIQVNSSPLFLDHVTVVGIPAFQSNGGCRAFFKVYQGSVPVHTSSIYNLHDSARHFTMSLGERGLALRGDILVKCYHRHRQPVDGRETIFSLQFHTCAVTQHTLVFQRQDLDDACQDLRFPLDGSVRLHFSTSPESRLMGVNETHTRYTVESSTGDPVVRWDSYDTVTDSASCPDDHHHHDVSSAGSTQNHRLAHTYGPLDGSLYAKVLKQNSPKTPPSSSPPPLVVTGQTSSSSGEHRSASRFSDPSSSSLTSGGTSADYHHLHHHLNHHHHLSHHPVQFLNSPHVASTDSGISSAGVVRSGGGSSTHNRELGGSGSTSASPPHSGRSAESSGAGGVFLDPPPQTPSPVQQQQQQQQQQQQSSPQAGLQRMPSIVETRAEIHRADGRDVMMTGSSSSSSSAPPPPSLTATAELDQLLSGMLMNVQNIPDIRPEHRHHYHQRGDDIDVDSIQVKFDLTPTRDTTDRSAPPPSSHPVVRKNSNNSSSGYVYESDTVRRAYPAAPPTTQADAAPVLKMPSGPVPQTPPPSQQQQQPSVRPKDIPYHAREDSKPFTYGMVGMAAPPTNGHHHHHHQENGNGGGAGSNGTASAMMTSTPVASASMHGRNWKESSSNTINGQQASKRLESPSLVRKFSNGSEPVNISPVRSSPRIPVPSIADPVSPRPIRKLSESLLLSNGGGATPSDATLASNASIQPVATSSPRLDNSRNRSSSTTSEMMKAMHPTTPQLQHRDISLEETIQDISTSPDSSRMSNDMAGLSWLQRQQQKLRERKDSMRRAERNPQEVRLMSELQSSRQFRGQQLLQHQQSTTSSTMGGGGGGSHRPVDDAGYLSDVTLFSELDMVNTSREGSPDIRSLYATPLHINTAGTYGQYQQSKAGQAGSGVNKTLSSSNPASPLLTHRSASLERSGRYLSGGGDMQQQQQQQQQQQQQQQQQRLTLTRQKSDMSHDRERPFVAVKRAHEQHIKTLNNSNGGQLNPNDLLVAAASPYGLIGYHNGSSPTETAAAMEPSASRTGLLSTVTDTTSSPSSANAVHQPVNRLGNLDWLIHSLNTNLPDPAALIRQPNLTPNLKHMIQGGNNNNNNSTATTTTTNNSVHRGSPQHVAHQGKSPLNNRHHSFSSSLPARANFVPVTGMASNSTNTNNKFPKSSDSVMSWNSSLSGDLDMSGNRPTTPAFPVVPRTPYLNVHHQGHYGGGRQSIDSPVTPTSSHSGAGLPPKSPTTQRRYPAGFQQQVNIQPYSPTPPSTAKILRKWPSNSSVSSKERSISPSPSSAYLGQSQSRRSSVQSVNGLSEPQEVSSVHVNFVKDNSRYWYKPNIAREDAINMLKDQSPGTFIVRDSNSFPGAFGLALKVATPPPHVAGKNIADPSSELVRHFLIEPTSKGVRIKGCSNEPVFGSLSALIYQHSVTPLALPIKLVLPENDLMLKDGSSTAVQSLASPTTQLLTQGAACSLLYLFTMDTESLTGPQAIQRTMTHLLDAKPLPVPTIVHFKVSSQGITLTDNERKLFFRRHYPVLTVSYCGLDPEDRRWNQRSEETGLPISSNRCFGFIARKQASKTDNQCHIFAELEAEQPATAIVNFVTKVMMTSSSSPSSSHSKNNV, from the exons GCGACCATCTCGCCATCTCGCCGGATGGACTCTTTGTCGGGCTGCGGAGGACCGTCATCGTCGTCGGCCATGGACTTGAGTTTCGTGACGGAACGAATTCTGGCGCTGAGTTTCCCGCCCGAAATGGACACGTCCACATACAGAGAAGCCCTTCACCAGGCGGCCAGCATGCTTCAGACCAAGCACGGCGACAATTACATG GTGTTCAACCTGTCGTTGCCGAGGAAAGAGATTGGCCTGTGGAACCCTCGAGTGTTGGACGTTGGGTGGCCGGATCAACTAGCCCCACCTTTGGAAAGACTCTGCTCCGTCTGCCGGGCGCTCGACTCCTGGCTCCAAGCCGATCCCCAACACGTCGCTGTTCTCCATTCCAA GTGCGGTTTGCAGCGTGTGGGCGTGGTGGTAGCGGCCTACTGCGAGTACACTGGACTCTGCCCGCCCAatcagcaggagcagcaaTCGTTGGATCGCTTCTCCATGAAGCGGTTCCTCAACGAACGAGTCGGCGGACTCCGAACGCCATCCGACAAAAG GTATGTGGAATACTTTGCCGGACTGTTGTCGGGTGCCATTCAGGTCAATTCCAGTCCGCTTTTCCTGGATCACGTCACCGTCGTCGGCATTCCGGCTTTCCAGTCCAACGGCGGCTGCCGCGCctttttcaaa GTGTACCAGGGTAGCGTTCCCGTGCACACGTCGTCCATCTACAACCTGCACGACAGCGCCCGCCATTTCACCATGTCGCTGGGCGAGCGCGGCCTGGCGCTGCGCGGCGACATCCTGGTCAAGTGCTACCACCGCCACCGACAGCCGGTAGATGGCCGTGAGACCATCTTCAGCCTCCAGTTCCACACCTGCGCCGTCACCCAGCACACGCTAGTCTTCCAGCGCCAAGATCTGGACGACGCCTGTCAAG ATTTGCGTTTCCCGCTGGACGGTTCGGTTCGACTGCACTTCTCAACGAGTCCCGAGTCCCGCCTGATGGGCGTCAATGAAACGCACACCCGTTACACGGTCGAGTCGTCgacag GCGATCCGGTCGTTCGCTGGGATAGTTACGACACCGTGACTGACTCGGCCAGCTGTCCggatgatcatcatcatcatgacGTCTCGTCTGCCGGATCGACACAAA ATCACCGATTGGCGCACACGTACGGGCCGTTGGATGGTTCGCTCTACGCCAAAGTGCTGAAACAGAACAGTCCAAAGACACCGCCCAGCAGTAGTCCGCCGCCGTTAGTCGTGACTGGACagacgtccagcagcagcggagagCACCGCAGTGCCAGTCGATTCAGCGATCCGTCATCGTCGTCTTTGACATCTGGCGGAACGTCTGCCGATTACCACCACCTGCATCACCATCTgaatcaccaccaccacctgagCCATCACCCAGTCCAGTTCCTCAACAGTCCGCATGTGGCCTCGACCGATTCCGGAATCTCGTCGGCCGGCGTAGTGCGCAGCGGAGGAGGCAGCAGCACCCACAACCGGGAATTGGGAGGCAGCGGGAGCACATCCGCATCGCCTCCGCATTCCGGCCGATCGGCCGAGTCCTCTGGAGCCGGTGGAGTGTTTTTGGACCCGCCGCCGCAGACGCCCAGccccgtccagcagcagcaacaacaacaacaacaacaacagcagtcgTCACCGCAGGCAGGGCTGCAAAGGATGCCGAGCATTGTGGAGACACGGGCGGAGATCCATCGGGCGGACGGCCGTGACGTCATGATGACGggctcttcttcgtcttcatcttcgGCCCCGCCTCCACCATCGCTCACGGCCACTGCCGAGCTGGACCAACTGTTGAGTGGTATGCTCATGAACGTTCAAAACATCCCCGACATCCGACCCGAGCACAGGCACCACTACCACCAGCGAGGTGACGACATTGACGTCGACAGCATTCAG GTCAAGTTTGATTTGACGCCAACCCGGGACACGACGGATCGCTCGGCTCCTCCTCCATCATCGCATCCGGTTGTCAGGAAGAACAGCAACAACTCGTCGTCGGGCTACGTCTACGAGAGCGACACTGTCCGGCGGGCGTATCCAGCCGCTCCTCCCACGACGCAAGCCGACGCGGCGCCCGTCCTGAAAATGCCTTCCGGTCCAGTTCCGCAGACTCCGCCGCcgtcccagcagcagcagcagccgtcgGTGAGACCCAAAGATATTCCGTACCACGCCCGCGAGGATAGCAAACCGTTCACGTACGGGATGGTGGGCATGGCGGCCCCGCCAACCaacggccaccaccaccaccaccaccaggagAACGGAAACGGCGGAGGCGCCGGAAGTAATGGCACGGCGTCGGCGATGATGACGAGCACGCCAGTGGCCAGCGCCTCTATGCACGGACGCAACTGGAAagagtccagcagcaacacgaTCAACGGCCAGCAGGCCAGCAAACGCCTGGAGAGTCCCTCACTCGTCAGGAAGTTTTCCAACGGATCGGAGCCCGTCAACATCAGTCCGGTTCGCTCTTCGCCGAGGATCCCCGTTCCGTCCATCGCCGATCCCGTCAGCCCGCGTCCCATCCGCAAACTCAGCGAGAGTCTGCTCCTGTCCAACGGAGGAGGAGCGACGCCGTCGGACGCCACTTTGGCCAGCAACGCCTCGATCCAACCGGTGGCCACGTCCAGTCCTCGATTGGACAATTCGCGAAATCGATCCTCATCCACGACCAGCGAGATGATGAAGGCCATGCATCCAACCACTCCGCAGCTCCAGCACCGAGACATCTCGCTGGAGGAAACGATCCAGGACATCAGCACTTCTCCCGACTCGTCCCG aatGTCCAACGATATGGCCGGCCTGTCGTGGCTGCAGCGCCAGCAGCAGAAACTCCGCGAGCGCAAGGACTCGATGCGCAGGGCGGAGCGCAATCCGCAAGAAGTGCGACTCATGTCGGAGTTGCAATCCAGCCGACAATTCAGAGGCCAGCAGCTGTTGCAGCACCAGCAATCGACGACGAGTTCGACCATGggtggcggaggcggcggGAGCCACCGACCCGTCGACGACGCCGGTTACCTGAGTGACGTCACCTTGTTCTCGGAGCTCGACATGGTCAACACGTCCCGCGAAGGATCGCCCGACATCCGCAGCCTCTACGCCACGCCCCTACACATCAACACGGCCGGCACTTACGGCCAGTATCAACAG TCGAAAGCGGGCCAGGCCGGGAGTGGCGTTAATAAGACACTGTCATCGTCCAATCCGGCATCTCCGCTGCTCACGCACCGTTCAGCCTCGTTGGAGCGCAGCGGGCGGTACTTGAGCGGTGGCGGGGacatgcaacaacaacaacagcaacagcagcagcaacaacaacagcagcagcagcaaaggtTGACTCTAACGCGTCAAAAGTCCGATATGAGCCATGACCGAGAACGGCCTTTTGTGGCCGTCAAAAGAGCTCACGAGCAGCACATCAAGAcgctcaacaacagcaacggaGGCCAG cTGAACCCCAATGACCTGCTAGTGGCTGCCGCTTCACCTTACGGTTTGATTGGCTACCACAACGGATCGTCGCCGACAGAGACGGCGGCGGCGATGGAGCCGTCGGCCAGCCGAACGGGACTGCTGTCGACTGTGACGGACACGACGTCATCGCCGTCGTCAGCCAACGCGGTACATCAACCGGTCAATCGGCTGGGCAACCTCGACTGGCTCATCCACTCACTCAACACTAACTTGCCTGATCCTGCTGCACTTATCCGCCAGCCTAATCTCACCCCTAACCTCAAACACATGATCCAAggcggcaacaacaacaacaacaacagcaccgctaccaccaccaccaccaacaacagtgTGCATAGAGGATCACCGCAGCATGTTGCCCATCAGGGCAAATCACCTCTCAATAACCGACACCATTCGTTCAGTAGTAGTCTGCCTGCCCGTGCTAATTTTGTCCCGGTGACGGGAATGGCCAGCAACAGCACAAACACTAATAACAAATTCCCCAAATCATCA GATAGCGTCATGTCGTGGAACTCGTCTCTGAGCGGCGACCTTGACATGTCGGGCAACCGTCCGACGACGCCGGCCTTCCCGGTCGTCCCGCGTACACCTTACCTCAACGTCCACCATCAAGGCCACTATGGTGGTGGCCGCCAGTCGATCGACTCGCCCGTCACTCCGACCTCGTCCCATTCAGGAGCCGGTCTGCCACCAAAGAGTCCAACTACCCAAcg ACGCTACCCAGCCGGTTTCCAGCAACAGGTTAATATCCAGCCTTATTCGCCCACTCCGCCCTCTACCGCTAAAATCCTTCGCAAATGGCCCTCCAACTCCTCGGTGTCGAG CAAGGAGAGATCGATTTCTCCATCGCCCTCATCCGCCTATTTGGGTCAGTCGCAATCCCGACGTTCTTCCGTCCAATCCGTCAACGGATTGAGCGAGCCGCAAGAAGTCAGCTCCGTTCACGTGAATTTCGTCAAAGACAACTCACGCTATTGGTACAAGCCCAACATTGCCCGTGAAGATG CAATCAACATGCTTAAGGATCAATCTCCTGGAACGTTCATCGTCCGTGATTCAAACTCTTTCCCCGGAGCTTTCGGTCTGGCCCTCAAGGTGGCCACACCACCTCCGCACGTGGCCGGAAAGAACATTGCCGACCCGTCCAGCGAGCTGGTCCGCCACTTTCTTATCGAGCCGACCTCAAAGGGTGTCCGAATCAAGGGCTGCAGCAACGAACCCGTTTTCG GATCCCTATCGGCACTTATCTACCAGCACTCGGTGACACCGTTAGCTCTGCCCATTAAGCTCGTTCTGCCCGAAAATGATTTGATGCTCAAGGATGGCAGTTCGACGGCCGTTCAATCGCTGGCCAGTCCGACGACTCAATTGCTGACCCAAGGAGCTGCCTGCAGTCTGCTTTATCTCTTCACTATGGACACGGAATCGTTGACCGGGCCCCAAGCCATCCAGCGCACCATGACCCACCTGCTGGACGCCAAACCGCTGCCCGTCCCGACTATTGTTCACTTTAAAGTCTCGTCGCAGGGCATCACTCTCACCGACAACGAGAGGAAACTCTTTTTCAG GCGACATTATCCCGTGTTGACCGTTTCCTATTGTGGACTGGATCCTGAGGATCGACGCTGGAACCAGCGTAGCGAGGAAACGGGATTGCCCATCAGTTCAAA TCGCTGCTTTGGATTTATTGCTCGTAAACAAGCTAGCAAAACCGATAACCAGTGCCACATTTTTGCTGAACTTGAAGCCGAACAGCCAGCCACAGCTATCGTCAACTTCGTCACTAAAGTCATGAtgacctcttcttcttctccgtcgtCTAGCCACAGCAAGAACAAcgtttga
- the LOC124195626 gene encoding tensin-1-like isoform X5 — MSHLKLKWRSLFHSGHERVTVSAENLSQSCKRSFQDPARLIFHHDRHTQKQYGAGLPTAVSLKSLNGTEPLMSRPSSGARQATISPSRRMDSLSGCGGPSSSSAMDLSFVTERILALSFPPEMDTSTYREALHQAASMLQTKHGDNYMVFNLSLPRKEIGLWNPRVLDVGWPDQLAPPLERLCSVCRALDSWLQADPQHVAVLHSKCGLQRVGVVVAAYCEYTGLCPPNQQEQQSLDRFSMKRFLNERVGGLRTPSDKRYVEYFAGLLSGAIQVNSSPLFLDHVTVVGIPAFQSNGGCRAFFKVYQGSVPVHTSSIYNLHDSARHFTMSLGERGLALRGDILVKCYHRHRQPVDGRETIFSLQFHTCAVTQHTLVFQRQDLDDACQDLRFPLDGSVRLHFSTSPESRLMGVNETHTRYTVESSTGDPVVRWDSYDTVTDSASCPDDHHHHDVSSAGSTQNHRLAHTYGPLDGSLYAKVLKQNSPKTPPSSSPPPLVVTGQTSSSSGEHRSASRFSDPSSSSLTSGGTSADYHHLHHHLNHHHHLSHHPVQFLNSPHVASTDSGISSAGVVRSGGGSSTHNRELGGSGSTSASPPHSGRSAESSGAGGVFLDPPPQTPSPVQQQQQQQQQQQQSSPQAGLQRMPSIVETRAEIHRADGRDVMMTGSSSSSSSAPPPPSLTATAELDQLLSGMLMNVQNIPDIRPEHRHHYHQRGDDIDVDSIQVKFDLTPTRDTTDRSAPPPSSHPVVRKNSNNSSSGYVYESDTVRRAYPAAPPTTQADAAPVLKMPSGPVPQTPPPSQQQQQPSVRPKDIPYHAREDSKPFTYGMVGMAAPPTNGHHHHHHQENGNGGGAGSNGTASAMMTSTPVASASMHGRNWKESSSNTINGQQASKRLESPSLVRKFSNGSEPVNISPVRSSPRIPVPSIADPVSPRPIRKLSESLLLSNGGGATPSDATLASNASIQPVATSSPRLDNSRNRSSSTTSEMMKAMHPTTPQLQHRDISLEETIQDISTSPDSSRMSNDMAGLSWLQRQQQKLRERKDSMRRAERNPQEVRLMSELQSSRQFRGQQLLQHQQSTTSSTMGGGGGGSHRPVDDAGYLSDVTLFSELDMVNTSREGSPDIRSLYATPLHINTAGTYGQYQQSKAGQAGSGVNKTLSSSNPASPLLTHRSASLERSGRYLSGGGDMQQQQQQQQQQQQQQQQQRLTLTRQKSDMSHDRERPFVAVKRAHEQHIKTLNNSNGGQLNPNDLLVAAASPYGLIGYHNGSSPTETAAAMEPSASRTGLLSTVTDTTSSPSSANAVHQPVNRLGNLDWLIHSLNTNLPDPAALIRQPNLTPNLKHMIQGGNNNNNNSTATTTTTNNSVHRGSPQHVAHQGKSPLNNRHHSFSSSLPARANFVPVTGMASNSTNTNNKFPKSSDSVMSWNSSLSGDLDMSGNRPTTPAFPVVPRTPYLNVHHQGHYGGGRQSIDSPVTPTSSHSGAGLPPKSPTTQRRYPAGFQQQVNIQPYSPTPPSTAKILRKWPSNSSVSSKERSISPSPSSAYLGQSQSRRSSVQSVNGLSEPQEVSSVHVNFVKDNSRYWYKPNIAREDAINMLKDQSPGTFIVRDSNSFPGAFGLALKVATPPPHVAGKNIADPSSELVRHFLIEPTSKGVRIKGCSNEPVFGSLSALIYQHSVTPLALPIKLVLPENDLMLKDGSSTAVQSLASPTTQLLTQGAACSLLYLFTMDTESLTGPQAIQRTMTHLLDAKPLPVPTIVHFKVSSQGITLTDNERKLFFRRHYPVLTVSYCGLDPEDRRWNQRSEETGLPISSNRCFGFIARKQASKTDNQCHIFAELEAEQPATAIVNFVTKVMMTSSSSPSSSHSKNNV; from the exons GCGACCATCTCGCCATCTCGCCGGATGGACTCTTTGTCGGGCTGCGGAGGACCGTCATCGTCGTCGGCCATGGACTTGAGTTTCGTGACGGAACGAATTCTGGCGCTGAGTTTCCCGCCCGAAATGGACACGTCCACATACAGAGAAGCCCTTCACCAGGCGGCCAGCATGCTTCAGACCAAGCACGGCGACAATTACATG GTGTTCAACCTGTCGTTGCCGAGGAAAGAGATTGGCCTGTGGAACCCTCGAGTGTTGGACGTTGGGTGGCCGGATCAACTAGCCCCACCTTTGGAAAGACTCTGCTCCGTCTGCCGGGCGCTCGACTCCTGGCTCCAAGCCGATCCCCAACACGTCGCTGTTCTCCATTCCAA GTGCGGTTTGCAGCGTGTGGGCGTGGTGGTAGCGGCCTACTGCGAGTACACTGGACTCTGCCCGCCCAatcagcaggagcagcaaTCGTTGGATCGCTTCTCCATGAAGCGGTTCCTCAACGAACGAGTCGGCGGACTCCGAACGCCATCCGACAAAAG GTATGTGGAATACTTTGCCGGACTGTTGTCGGGTGCCATTCAGGTCAATTCCAGTCCGCTTTTCCTGGATCACGTCACCGTCGTCGGCATTCCGGCTTTCCAGTCCAACGGCGGCTGCCGCGCctttttcaaa GTGTACCAGGGTAGCGTTCCCGTGCACACGTCGTCCATCTACAACCTGCACGACAGCGCCCGCCATTTCACCATGTCGCTGGGCGAGCGCGGCCTGGCGCTGCGCGGCGACATCCTGGTCAAGTGCTACCACCGCCACCGACAGCCGGTAGATGGCCGTGAGACCATCTTCAGCCTCCAGTTCCACACCTGCGCCGTCACCCAGCACACGCTAGTCTTCCAGCGCCAAGATCTGGACGACGCCTGTCAAG ATTTGCGTTTCCCGCTGGACGGTTCGGTTCGACTGCACTTCTCAACGAGTCCCGAGTCCCGCCTGATGGGCGTCAATGAAACGCACACCCGTTACACGGTCGAGTCGTCgacag GCGATCCGGTCGTTCGCTGGGATAGTTACGACACCGTGACTGACTCGGCCAGCTGTCCggatgatcatcatcatcatgacGTCTCGTCTGCCGGATCGACACAAA ATCACCGATTGGCGCACACGTACGGGCCGTTGGATGGTTCGCTCTACGCCAAAGTGCTGAAACAGAACAGTCCAAAGACACCGCCCAGCAGTAGTCCGCCGCCGTTAGTCGTGACTGGACagacgtccagcagcagcggagagCACCGCAGTGCCAGTCGATTCAGCGATCCGTCATCGTCGTCTTTGACATCTGGCGGAACGTCTGCCGATTACCACCACCTGCATCACCATCTgaatcaccaccaccacctgagCCATCACCCAGTCCAGTTCCTCAACAGTCCGCATGTGGCCTCGACCGATTCCGGAATCTCGTCGGCCGGCGTAGTGCGCAGCGGAGGAGGCAGCAGCACCCACAACCGGGAATTGGGAGGCAGCGGGAGCACATCCGCATCGCCTCCGCATTCCGGCCGATCGGCCGAGTCCTCTGGAGCCGGTGGAGTGTTTTTGGACCCGCCGCCGCAGACGCCCAGccccgtccagcagcagcaacaacaacaacaacaacaacagcagtcgTCACCGCAGGCAGGGCTGCAAAGGATGCCGAGCATTGTGGAGACACGGGCGGAGATCCATCGGGCGGACGGCCGTGACGTCATGATGACGggctcttcttcgtcttcatcttcgGCCCCGCCTCCACCATCGCTCACGGCCACTGCCGAGCTGGACCAACTGTTGAGTGGTATGCTCATGAACGTTCAAAACATCCCCGACATCCGACCCGAGCACAGGCACCACTACCACCAGCGAGGTGACGACATTGACGTCGACAGCATTCAG GTCAAGTTTGATTTGACGCCAACCCGGGACACGACGGATCGCTCGGCTCCTCCTCCATCATCGCATCCGGTTGTCAGGAAGAACAGCAACAACTCGTCGTCGGGCTACGTCTACGAGAGCGACACTGTCCGGCGGGCGTATCCAGCCGCTCCTCCCACGACGCAAGCCGACGCGGCGCCCGTCCTGAAAATGCCTTCCGGTCCAGTTCCGCAGACTCCGCCGCcgtcccagcagcagcagcagccgtcgGTGAGACCCAAAGATATTCCGTACCACGCCCGCGAGGATAGCAAACCGTTCACGTACGGGATGGTGGGCATGGCGGCCCCGCCAACCaacggccaccaccaccaccaccaccaggagAACGGAAACGGCGGAGGCGCCGGAAGTAATGGCACGGCGTCGGCGATGATGACGAGCACGCCAGTGGCCAGCGCCTCTATGCACGGACGCAACTGGAAagagtccagcagcaacacgaTCAACGGCCAGCAGGCCAGCAAACGCCTGGAGAGTCCCTCACTCGTCAGGAAGTTTTCCAACGGATCGGAGCCCGTCAACATCAGTCCGGTTCGCTCTTCGCCGAGGATCCCCGTTCCGTCCATCGCCGATCCCGTCAGCCCGCGTCCCATCCGCAAACTCAGCGAGAGTCTGCTCCTGTCCAACGGAGGAGGAGCGACGCCGTCGGACGCCACTTTGGCCAGCAACGCCTCGATCCAACCGGTGGCCACGTCCAGTCCTCGATTGGACAATTCGCGAAATCGATCCTCATCCACGACCAGCGAGATGATGAAGGCCATGCATCCAACCACTCCGCAGCTCCAGCACCGAGACATCTCGCTGGAGGAAACGATCCAGGACATCAGCACTTCTCCCGACTCGTCCCG aatGTCCAACGATATGGCCGGCCTGTCGTGGCTGCAGCGCCAGCAGCAGAAACTCCGCGAGCGCAAGGACTCGATGCGCAGGGCGGAGCGCAATCCGCAAGAAGTGCGACTCATGTCGGAGTTGCAATCCAGCCGACAATTCAGAGGCCAGCAGCTGTTGCAGCACCAGCAATCGACGACGAGTTCGACCATGggtggcggaggcggcggGAGCCACCGACCCGTCGACGACGCCGGTTACCTGAGTGACGTCACCTTGTTCTCGGAGCTCGACATGGTCAACACGTCCCGCGAAGGATCGCCCGACATCCGCAGCCTCTACGCCACGCCCCTACACATCAACACGGCCGGCACTTACGGCCAGTATCAACAG TCGAAAGCGGGCCAGGCCGGGAGTGGCGTTAATAAGACACTGTCATCGTCCAATCCGGCATCTCCGCTGCTCACGCACCGTTCAGCCTCGTTGGAGCGCAGCGGGCGGTACTTGAGCGGTGGCGGGGacatgcaacaacaacaacagcaacagcagcagcaacaacaacagcagcagcagcaaaggtTGACTCTAACGCGTCAAAAGTCCGATATGAGCCATGACCGAGAACGGCCTTTTGTGGCCGTCAAAAGAGCTCACGAGCAGCACATCAAGAcgctcaacaacagcaacggaGGCCAG cTGAACCCCAATGACCTGCTAGTGGCTGCCGCTTCACCTTACGGTTTGATTGGCTACCACAACGGATCGTCGCCGACAGAGACGGCGGCGGCGATGGAGCCGTCGGCCAGCCGAACGGGACTGCTGTCGACTGTGACGGACACGACGTCATCGCCGTCGTCAGCCAACGCGGTACATCAACCGGTCAATCGGCTGGGCAACCTCGACTGGCTCATCCACTCACTCAACACTAACTTGCCTGATCCTGCTGCACTTATCCGCCAGCCTAATCTCACCCCTAACCTCAAACACATGATCCAAggcggcaacaacaacaacaacaacagcaccgctaccaccaccaccaccaacaacagtgTGCATAGAGGATCACCGCAGCATGTTGCCCATCAGGGCAAATCACCTCTCAATAACCGACACCATTCGTTCAGTAGTAGTCTGCCTGCCCGTGCTAATTTTGTCCCGGTGACGGGAATGGCCAGCAACAGCACAAACACTAATAACAAATTCCCCAAATCATCA GATAGCGTCATGTCGTGGAACTCGTCTCTGAGCGGCGACCTTGACATGTCGGGCAACCGTCCGACGACGCCGGCCTTCCCGGTCGTCCCGCGTACACCTTACCTCAACGTCCACCATCAAGGCCACTATGGTGGTGGCCGCCAGTCGATCGACTCGCCCGTCACTCCGACCTCGTCCCATTCAGGAGCCGGTCTGCCACCAAAGAGTCCAACTACCCAAcg ACGCTACCCAGCCGGTTTCCAGCAACAGGTTAATATCCAGCCTTATTCGCCCACTCCGCCCTCTACCGCTAAAATCCTTCGCAAATGGCCCTCCAACTCCTCGGTGTCGAG CAAGGAGAGATCGATTTCTCCATCGCCCTCATCCGCCTATTTGGGTCAGTCGCAATCCCGACGTTCTTCCGTCCAATCCGTCAACGGATTGAGCGAGCCGCAAGAAGTCAGCTCCGTTCACGTGAATTTCGTCAAAGACAACTCACGCTATTGGTACAAGCCCAACATTGCCCGTGAAGATG CAATCAACATGCTTAAGGATCAATCTCCTGGAACGTTCATCGTCCGTGATTCAAACTCTTTCCCCGGAGCTTTCGGTCTGGCCCTCAAGGTGGCCACACCACCTCCGCACGTGGCCGGAAAGAACATTGCCGACCCGTCCAGCGAGCTGGTCCGCCACTTTCTTATCGAGCCGACCTCAAAGGGTGTCCGAATCAAGGGCTGCAGCAACGAACCCGTTTTCG GATCCCTATCGGCACTTATCTACCAGCACTCGGTGACACCGTTAGCTCTGCCCATTAAGCTCGTTCTGCCCGAAAATGATTTGATGCTCAAGGATGGCAGTTCGACGGCCGTTCAATCGCTGGCCAGTCCGACGACTCAATTGCTGACCCAAGGAGCTGCCTGCAGTCTGCTTTATCTCTTCACTATGGACACGGAATCGTTGACCGGGCCCCAAGCCATCCAGCGCACCATGACCCACCTGCTGGACGCCAAACCGCTGCCCGTCCCGACTATTGTTCACTTTAAAGTCTCGTCGCAGGGCATCACTCTCACCGACAACGAGAGGAAACTCTTTTTCAG GCGACATTATCCCGTGTTGACCGTTTCCTATTGTGGACTGGATCCTGAGGATCGACGCTGGAACCAGCGTAGCGAGGAAACGGGATTGCCCATCAGTTCAAA TCGCTGCTTTGGATTTATTGCTCGTAAACAAGCTAGCAAAACCGATAACCAGTGCCACATTTTTGCTGAACTTGAAGCCGAACAGCCAGCCACAGCTATCGTCAACTTCGTCACTAAAGTCATGAtgacctcttcttcttctccgtcgtCTAGCCACAGCAAGAACAAcgtttga